Proteins encoded together in one Vanessa cardui chromosome 19, ilVanCard2.1, whole genome shotgun sequence window:
- the LOC124537857 gene encoding uncharacterized protein LOC124537857, with translation MAFADLAETLITAWLDDFSGWLKKQVFLYFDQLSKPADATAEKKLRKFDIDETCQIVSKSIPETYLFSEKTVSDSVRLVVSSFSHKEVNKDVIFRSLDIFAVHFKKSAGLRNPSFDNN, from the exons ATGGCATTTGCAGATTTAGCTGAAACCCTGATAACCGCGTGGTTAGATGACTTCAGCGGTTGGTTGAAGAAGCAAGTGTTCTTGTACTTCGACCAGCTGTCGAAACCAGCGGACGCGACCGCCGAAAAGAAACTCAGAAAGTTTGATATCGATGAAACGTGCCAGATTGTCTCGAAATCGATTCCAG AGACATATCTGTTTAGCGAGAAAACTGTATCCGATTCGGTCCGTCTCGTCGTCTCCAGCTTCAGCCACAAGGAGGTGAATAAGGACGTGATATTTCGTTCTTTGGATATTTTCGCGGTTCACTTCAAGAAATCCGCCGGACTGCGGAACCCTTCCTTTGATAACAATTAA
- the LOC124537859 gene encoding uncharacterized protein LOC124537859, which produces MAFTDLAETLITAWLDDFSGWLKKQVFLYFDQLSKPADATAEKKLRKFDIDETCQIVSKSIPETYLFSEKTVSDSVRLVVSSFSHKEVNKDVIFRSLDIFAVHFKKSAGLRNPSFDNN; this is translated from the exons atggCATTTACAGACCTAGCTGAAACCCTGATAACCGCGTGGTTGGATGACTTCAGCGGTTGGTTGAAGAAGCAAGTGTTCTTGTACTTCGACCAGCTCTCAAAGCCGGCGGACGCGACCGCCGAAAAGAAACTCAGAAAGTTTGATATCGATGAAACGTGCCAGATTGTGTCGAAATCGATTCCAG AGACATATCTGTTCAGCGAGAAAACCGTATCCGATTCGGTCCGTCTCGTCGTCTCCAGCTTCAGCCACAAGGAGGTGAATAAGGACGTGATATTTCGCTCTTTGGATATTTTCGCGGTTCACTTCAAGAAATCCGCCGGACTGCGGAACCCTTCCTTTGATAACAATTAA